A stretch of Blautia liquoris DNA encodes these proteins:
- a CDS encoding 5-deoxy-glucuronate isomerase gives MEKVFGYPTFDADGEQILTTYENEYKAMNMDIRVYRMKKDSTREFCRAGEELAVLLLSGEIRYEWEEGSREVSRKDVFTEGPWCVHVCTGKSVRVKAISDCEILLQCTKNDTTFPSKIYAPKDAPYKYSCVGEFGNVAKRRVNTIFDHEIAPYSNMVLGEVLNDKGNWSGYLPHRHPQPETYYFKFDHPEGFGASFVGDEVFKSVDGSFSAIPGGKLHPQAVAPGYQMYTCWMIRHIDGNPWLQTDRCEDEKYIWLHDVKD, from the coding sequence ATGGAAAAAGTATTCGGATATCCCACCTTTGATGCAGACGGGGAGCAGATACTGACAACATATGAGAATGAGTACAAGGCGATGAACATGGATATCCGTGTCTATCGTATGAAAAAGGATAGTACAAGAGAGTTTTGTCGGGCAGGAGAGGAGCTGGCTGTATTGCTGCTTTCCGGTGAGATTCGATATGAATGGGAAGAGGGCAGCCGGGAAGTAAGCCGAAAGGATGTATTTACGGAAGGCCCATGGTGCGTTCATGTCTGCACAGGCAAAAGTGTAAGGGTCAAAGCCATTTCGGATTGTGAAATCCTGCTTCAATGCACCAAGAACGATACAACCTTTCCATCGAAAATCTATGCACCCAAAGATGCACCGTACAAGTATTCCTGTGTCGGTGAATTTGGAAATGTTGCAAAGCGCAGAGTTAACACAATCTTTGACCATGAGATTGCTCCGTATTCTAACATGGTATTAGGCGAAGTTCTTAATGACAAGGGAAACTGGTCCGGTTATCTGCCTCACAGACATCCGCAGCCGGAGACGTATTATTTCAAGTTCGATCATCCGGAAGGGTTTGGAGCAAGTTTTGTGGGCGATGAAGTGTTTAAGAGTGTCGATGGGAGTTTTTCGGCAATACCGGGAGGAAAACTGCATCCTCAGGCTGTGGCTCCGGGTTATCAGATGTATACGTGTTGGATGATCCGCCATATCGACGGAAATCCATGGCTTCAGACAGACCGGTGTGAAGATGAGAAATATATTTGGCTTCACGATGTAAAGGATTGA
- a CDS encoding CoA-acylating methylmalonate-semialdehyde dehydrogenase has protein sequence MTAMKKTGYCVYGEWRESKSDQYVDITDSSTGEVIARTPRCTAEEVEEAITSAAEAFPAWSRLSLSARQQYMFRWRDVLYAHKEDLARICAMELGKNIKEARGDVQKAIEPTEEACALPALIQGDAAMQVTTGYDTAAYRFPLGVTAGIVPMNFPAMIPWGWMVPLSIACGNTVVLKASSQTPLTSMKIMDLFYKEAGFPKGVVNLITCSREEADILLTDERVKAVTFVGTTHVGKEVYSKAAAHGKRVQAQTEAKNHALVLEDCNIETTVNAIINSTYGCAGMRCMALPVVCVQESIADEFVDLLKKKAERLKIGCAYEEETDLGPVVSGSHRDKIYGWIQKGIDEGAKVVLDGRNITVQGYEKGYFAGPTILDDVKPGMTVGDREIFGPVTCVKRVKNYEEGIKVMNANPYANGSCIFTKSGYYSRKFVMDTDGGMVGVNVGIPVPTAYFPFSGNKESFFGDLHVLGRDGYHFFTRAKTVTTHWFDENSGSRKVGTWEGSTEL, from the coding sequence ATGACAGCAATGAAAAAGACGGGATATTGTGTTTATGGGGAGTGGAGAGAGTCAAAAAGTGATCAATATGTGGATATCACAGATTCAAGTACGGGAGAAGTGATTGCCAGGACACCACGTTGTACGGCGGAGGAGGTAGAGGAAGCAATTACATCTGCCGCGGAAGCTTTCCCGGCATGGTCGAGATTATCACTCTCTGCAAGACAACAGTATATGTTTCGATGGAGAGATGTTCTCTATGCTCACAAAGAGGATCTGGCCAGAATTTGTGCAATGGAACTTGGGAAAAACATTAAAGAGGCCAGAGGAGATGTGCAAAAAGCAATTGAGCCGACAGAAGAGGCCTGTGCACTGCCCGCACTGATACAGGGAGATGCGGCCATGCAGGTGACAACAGGTTATGACACAGCGGCTTATCGCTTTCCGCTTGGAGTCACAGCCGGAATTGTCCCCATGAATTTTCCGGCAATGATCCCCTGGGGGTGGATGGTTCCACTCTCTATCGCATGTGGAAATACCGTAGTTCTGAAAGCAAGTTCTCAGACACCACTGACATCGATGAAAATTATGGATTTATTTTATAAGGAAGCTGGTTTTCCGAAAGGTGTGGTAAATCTTATTACCTGCAGCAGAGAAGAAGCAGACATTCTTTTGACAGATGAACGTGTAAAAGCAGTCACATTTGTAGGTACCACGCATGTAGGAAAAGAAGTATATTCCAAAGCAGCCGCTCATGGAAAACGTGTACAGGCACAGACAGAAGCAAAAAATCATGCTCTGGTTCTGGAAGACTGTAATATTGAGACCACAGTAAATGCAATTATTAACTCTACTTATGGATGTGCGGGTATGAGATGCATGGCCCTGCCGGTTGTATGCGTGCAGGAAAGCATTGCGGATGAATTCGTAGATCTTTTAAAGAAAAAAGCAGAACGGCTGAAGATTGGATGCGCTTATGAGGAAGAGACAGACCTTGGACCAGTGGTGAGCGGTTCTCATAGAGACAAGATATACGGTTGGATTCAAAAAGGAATTGATGAGGGTGCAAAAGTTGTTTTGGACGGACGAAATATAACCGTTCAGGGATATGAGAAAGGCTATTTTGCAGGACCGACGATTCTGGATGATGTAAAGCCGGGTATGACAGTAGGGGATCGCGAGATCTTCGGACCTGTAACCTGTGTGAAACGTGTAAAAAATTATGAAGAAGGAATCAAAGTCATGAATGCGAATCCTTATGCGAATGGCTCTTGCATCTTTACAAAGAGTGGTTATTACAGCCGAAAATTTGTGATGGATACTGATGGCGGGATGGTTGGTGTGAATGTGGGGATTCCGGTTCCGACTGCTTATTTTCCATTTTCAGGAAACAAAGAATCTTTCTTCGGAGATCTCCACGTTCTCGGAAGAGACGGCTATCATTTCTTTACAAGAGCAAAAACAGTCACAACACATTGGTTTGACGAGAATTCAGGTTCCAGAAAAGTAGGGACATGGGAAGGCAGCACAGAACTTTAA